The segment GGGACATACAAAAGATTGGAGAGTTCTGTATGGTCATAAACGAGCAGCTGAACATGAGCGAACCAAATCCTGCTTTAGCGCAGCAAATGATTAATCAGAGCGGATCTGGTCCACCTGGTAGTAACGTCAACAACAGTATTACGAATAATGGGAATGCAAATAATATTGCTGGCCAAACCGGAAGGCAACCGTTGGTATGTTCCCTTTAAAATCATTATCAGCTTCGCTAAACTTAGTACCATAGATAATGTAACTATTGCCGTTGACTTCGGTTTCATTttgcttttctttcttctttatcGCAGGCAATACAAAGTAACGCAACAACACCTGCTAGCGGCACGTCCGGCAGTTCTACAACAGCAAAGAGTGGGAATGGTAGTAACGGTAGTAACGGCGGGAATAGTGGTAATACCGCCGGACTTCCAGGTGGATCTGCTAGATATTCTGGTGATTCGACGACAAAAACAACCACTGCAACAAAGACTAATTCTCGCGGTCGCGGGGGATATCGGAACGGAGGGCGCAGCGATCGTAGATAACACACGAATAAGAAGCGACTGATTATACATGTGTAATAAAAGTATGCAACTGATCACATTCAGGACAACTGTAATATACTGTTTTTCTAACAATCCTGTATATGTGTATTGATGAATTAATGTATACGATAGAGTCTGATTAAAATATAACATGAATTGGAGACAATACAGCTGCGAGCAGTAGAGTAAAACTATCAACAACTTAATGATTAAATACTCTTTTTCTAATATAAATACCTTtgatttatatacatatagaagTATTACGCGTAATACTTTCTGTGGATTCAAAAAAGAGGCTTGTCTTCAAATCAtgaaataagaatgaaaatttCCCACTTATTCTGATAAACTAATGTAACATgtattataaaatatgtaaccTGCATTtaattagtaaataattgtatttggtagttttctaaaatatattttattgatatACCAGGAACGGCACGTATGTATAAGCACGATTTACACTGAGTAAACGAAagtgaattaattttcaatcgcTTCtctcgttatacgtaaatatctTTTGTACAATCCCTACAGGTGTCTTTCACGATCGATACTTCAGTGTGAATACTGCTTGGAAAGAAAACTGTAATCAGTGATACAAATTGTATTATGACCAAgctattgaaaaagttaaaccAAATCGtacgaataatttattattgttagtagttatttatttaatacacataTTTGCTTGACATCGCCTTCTTCTAATATTTACACGTGAAAAGAAATTTTGCCGACTTCATTCGTGTTTCAGTGcaataaatttgaataataatgttttgcaCAACTTTCTGTTTGCCATTACAAAAGAGACTGAGATAAAAAGTGTTTAAaatagtgtaaataaattatggtATGTAATGAAGCCATTAGGTATGTTAATTTATACTATATTTATCTTTTAAAGTCCAAGACAGGAATGTTTACCAAAGTCTGATCAATGTGATAAGCAGCTTAAATATCAAATTGATCAGAACGTTAGGATTACACATGATATAGGAACTAAAAAGACAGGATTCATCAGTTTTTGAATGACATCCCGCCTTCGTTGGTGCAACTTCTAGGTTATGTTTATGTATGGCTCCGCGCTCTTATCGTATGTACACACATATCAACATCACGGTAAACATTAAAAATACCTAGTTTAATTGTATCGTTTTTACGTTCTTATTTACGTACTTATAGTTGGAACTATTCGAAAAATTCGCAGAATGAATGTAACAATCATGCCACTGCGTTCTATGGGCACTTGTACGTATTATTGAACATACGATTTGATAACAGATGTCGAACGTCAAATACAACAATTTGCTAACAATATTTATGCGTCTTGCGCAGTATAAGACGGTATGTTTAATgtatttcttatatatatatagtaacatttattaataatattgttaatGTTTACGTAAATTAGGATAAAGCATggtgttaaataataattaataatttttcaaatcatTTGCCTGTAGCAATTAACGAGTTATTTTTTACACGGTGAAGTAAAATTTGAATTCAGTGGATGATTTTTTAATGAATAATATGGTCAAGTGTTAATTGATACTATTTTATTTACAGACTGTTTTCCTTTGAACTATGACAAGATCACATATAAAATACCAAATTGCGAAAGATGTAGATGATACATCAGATTACTTCCTGCAATCTGTCCAAGAACTTTCCAGCATGTCTAAAAAAGAAATATCTCCTTGGAGGAAAACCTTGCGAACAATTATATTGattcttatttatttcgttttatCTGTAGGTCTAACATTCTATGTACAATGGCTTTATAGTACATACGTAAGTTAACAGTATCGAGAGTGATTAAATCTTGTATTATTATTCGATGGTATATTGGATGTTATGCA is part of the Andrena cerasifolii isolate SP2316 chromosome 1, iyAndCera1_principal, whole genome shotgun sequence genome and harbors:
- the LOC143376782 gene encoding SOSS complex subunit B homolog translates to MEYVLIKDIRPGQKNINVVFIVLEVGHPTITKENREVRTFKVADSTACMNVSIWDEPGQLLVPGDIVRLTKGYASVWRQCLTLYSGKNGDIQKIGEFCMVINEQLNMSEPNPALAQQMINQSGSGPPGSNVNNSITNNGNANNIAGQTGRQPLAIQSNATTPASGTSGSSTTAKSGNGSNGSNGGNSGNTAGLPGGSARYSGDSTTKTTTATKTNSRGRGGYRNGGRSDRR